GCATCCCTGTGTGCTCGCAGTCTGGAGGCACCCTTGGACCCTTTTTCCCCCTGCTCTGTTCCTCCCCAAGGTTGGCAGGAGTTGGCCCCAGGCTCAGAGTGAATCCCAGGGCCAGGGCAGGTGGGCAGCCCCCCCCCATGGAGAGCCCCTGGGCCCCAAGCCTCCTTCCACGGCCCTGCGGTACCCAAGCAAGAGGTCCTGCATTGGATGAGCCTGTGGCACTTCCCTGGTGTCCTCAGAGCGAGTGTCGGTCAATGCCTGCAGGGTGAGAGAGCGTGCAAGGCCATAACCCCCCTGTGGGCACCACACCGGGGCTGAGCACCACACTGGGGCTGGGACCCTGCAGCATAGCACTgcatcctgccctgcagccacgGGACACAGAGCACAGGGACAACCTTCATCCCGGACTTGTGTGCAAGCACTGGTGAAGAAGATGGGGTTGGTCTGGAGGAGGATATACTGTTGGTCTCCCCCTGGCACTGCTACCTATGTGGGCAATGTGCAAGTCCCATGCCTGCTTAATGCAGCCCTGTCACCTTATGCACAAGGCACTGCTAGAGACCAGGTGGGCATGAAGACCAGGAGGCGATGCCAAAAGTTTAAGttttgtcttgggctgcatcacGCCCCCAAAACCATCACTCTGCCCAAAGAACTGTGCAACCTGCATCCCATCTAGAGAGCCTGGGACAATCATCACCTTGGTCCCGCTGTCATCACCTGGGCACCCCCAGAGCCCCCAGACCCTCCCTCCCTGGCCAGCTCTGCAGTGGCAGAGGGGCAGCGCCTACCTGAAGTGGAGAGAAATGGAGGGTGCGAATGGAGAAAGATGGAGCGTCGTGGGCTAAGAGTTAAGAGCATCGATACCTGCGGGAGTGAGCACCAGGGCCTGGAGGATGTCAGAGAGAGAGACGATGCCCCGCGGGTACCGGttctcatccaccagaaccAGGCGATGGACCTGTGGGTGCAGAGTATCACAGGTGGGCGGCGAGCAGGGAGTGGCACGGGTGAATGGAAGGGATGTGCTCCTGCCACCTCACCTGCTCCTCAGCAATGCGGTCGATGATGTCCTCCATGGTTTCGTGGGGGTAGCAAGTGAGGACGCCCTCCAGGCACACAGTGCGCTGCTGCAGCGCCTCCCGCACGCTGATATCCAGGTTGTTGTAGGTCTTCTGGGCTGCCAGGTGCTGGGAGGAATGATGATGCTCAGGATGTGCTCCCACTGCCACCATGGCCGCGCCAACACGCTCAGTACTCACAATGACATCAAACCTGGAGTAGAGCCCAACCACTTGACCTGTAAGGAGACAGAGGAGGGGGTGAGGAGGGGATGGCAGGAGGGGATGTTGAGGTGGGCATAGGGTAGGAGCTATAGGATACCTGCAGCATTAACAACGGGCAGCGCAGAGACACGGCGGTCCACAAAGATCTCCAGAGCAGCATACACAGGAGCGTTTTCAGGTACGACAGCCACGTCACGGAAGGTGCCGACACACAGCTCCTGTACTGTTTTCTTTAGGAAGCGCGGCTTGGGGATGGTGGAGCCCTGAAGCAGGCAGTGCACGTGAGCACACGTCGTGCACATACCCCACCCTGTGGTGACAGACTGCCCCATCTCTGTTCCACCTCGTACTCACAAAGATGTGGAGGAACTTGAGGATGCGTTTGTGGGTGAGGATGTGCAGCACGTTGCCTGAGATGGGCTCAATGACAGGCAGGCGATGGATCTTGTGCTTGATCAAGGAGTAGACGGCGTCGAAGAGGCTGCAGGTGGGGGGATGTGGCTGTGCCCAGAAGCCCTCCGGTGCCCTGAGTTGGTGCCCACCCCTGGCTGGGGGTCTTGCCAGATCTCCCCCCTGGGCAGGAGCTCACCTATCACTTGGGGAGATGTAGACCAGTGGCTTGAAGGAGCCCTGCAAGTACACCTCTGCAAAGGGAGAGAGCTGCAAGTGGTGTCCCACACTCCTAGAGCCACCCCCACGCTGAACATGACGGACGTCCCCAGCCCAGACACCCCCCGTCACCTCCAGCTTCTACCTCTCCACGTCTCAATCTTGTGCTCCTCCACCTCGTAGATCTGGACCTGAGGGCAGGGAGATGCCCTACTCAGGGTGGCATGGCTAAGGGCTGCCTCATTCCCCCGCATCCCTCCCATCACCCTGAGCACAGGATCATGCGCACTGCAGTCTGGGGCACTCACCAGGGGCGAGCGGTAGTAGCGGTGCAGGATGTTGATGAAGTCAGTGATGGTGAGCATCCCTGCAGAGACATGGGGCTGCCCACTCTGCCCACATCCCGCAGCAGTCCCTCTGCTGCCCCGGCTGCCCTGGAACTCACCCACAAAGGTCTGCATCTTGCTGTCCCACAGTGGGGCTGCCCGCACCCCGTTGGCCACCAGTGCCACAAAAGCCTTCTTGATCTGCCAGCAGAGAAGGGAGCGGGGTCAGGAAGACACTGAGGATCCCCTGCCCAGTTTGTCCCCAGTGATCCTCGTGGCCTCACCTCCAGCGTGGTGTCGAAGACAACAAGCTTGCAGCTGGTGGGGACGGCGTCATAGCAGCAGTGACTCCTCATGAAGTGCATGTAGACCTCAGCATCAGGGCTCTGGAAATTGTTGTCAGGTTCCAGCCCCAGGATCTCATTGCCCAGCGTGAAAGTGATGGGCCCGGagcctttctgcttttcctcctcctcctcctcttcccccctGGGATGTAGTGCCTCTGGGAACCCTGTGGGCACACCTACCCCAGCaatgagctgagctgctgggtctCAGTGCAGCAGAACCCCCAGACCCCActctgcagggacagaggcagtgcagagcacagcagctgttcAGACTGGAAAGAGTTGAGTGGGGTGACATGGGTTTTCCAAGCAGGCCAAGGGCTTATGCACTCATTGCATGAGTGAGCCAGCCCCACCTGCTATCCATATATACGCTGCTCGGCCCCCTGCTTGCTACCCACCTTCCTCCATGGGGCGGgcagcagcatccagcagcaccATCTGCAGGGGCATGCAGAGACAGGGGGGTCAGCAGCAGCTAGCCCACCTTGCCCCCCACCACATCCctccccaggctgcagccccCAGAGAGCTCCCTGCCAGCATAGGCCCCATTGGGACAGAATTTGTCTGTTCCTGGTAGAGAAGGTGCAGGACATGGGATTCCAGAACACACAGTGTTCCCTTCACTGTCCGAGCTGAGGCAACCCCCAtgcccttcctctccctcccctggTCCCCAAGGTGTAAATCCCACTCCAGCTTCCTCTGATGCTGAAAGTCCTGCCAATCACACCTGCCACACGGGTCTAGGTATGCCCAGCCTCACGCTGGGAGATCCTGCAATAACAAAGGGGCAGCCCAGGCAGGAGGGGGGACAATCAGAACCAGCCGGTTGGCCCCGTGCCCCCATCAGTCCCCCAGGAGACCCTACCATAACAAAGCAGCATGGATCAtgggcagagctggcagcagaacCAATGTTTACATACCACCCCACAACAACAAAGCCACATGGATTGCTCTCTAAGGAGTCCAGAGCCGCCCTGGCAGGGAGGTGACCTTACACAAATGACCCCCACCCCAATCATTCCCCAGCAgctggggacagtggggacaggCAGGCTTGTCGTGCTGTGTCCTGTGTCTTTGTCCCCACACCAATCCAGCCATAGAAAAGGTGCCACCAACCCCCCACCCGGCATGGCTGGTCCCAAGTGGGGGTTACCGAGCCTGGCCCCCCACCCGTCCTGAGGGTacctggggagcagcagggctggagagTTGCTCCATGCTGACTGCAGGGCAGCGCTGCTATTCTGGGCCCGCGGCTGGCCGGGGCCTGGCAGATAGTGTGTCACTCAGCAATGCCAGCCATGCCCCCTCcaacgggggggggggggtcacTGCCACCAGGCAGCACTCATAGTGTCACCCCGTCATCTCAGcctgcagcacctgctgcacctggggacatgggggatggatggatggccAGAGGAGGAAAAGCTATCCCCAGCCCACCAACTTTTTTACCCAGAGCACGACTCAGCAGTACCAGGatgtggctgctgcagcaggagcaggggtACGGCACCACGTGTACTGCAGGATGT
Above is a genomic segment from Meleagris gallopavo isolate NT-WF06-2002-E0010 breed Aviagen turkey brand Nicholas breeding stock chromosome 7, Turkey_5.1, whole genome shotgun sequence containing:
- the PRKAG3 gene encoding 5'-AMP-activated protein kinase subunit gamma-3, yielding MEQLSSPAAPQMVLLDAAARPMEEGVPTGFPEALHPRGEEEEEEEKQKGSGPITFTLGNEILGLEPDNNFQSPDAEVYMHFMRSHCCYDAVPTSCKLVVFDTTLEIKKAFVALVANGVRAAPLWDSKMQTFVGMLTITDFINILHRYYRSPLVQIYEVEEHKIETWREVYLQGSFKPLVYISPSDSLFDAVYSLIKHKIHRLPVIEPISGNVLHILTHKRILKFLHIFGSTIPKPRFLKKTVQELCVGTFRDVAVVPENAPVYAALEIFVDRRVSALPVVNAAGQVVGLYSRFDVIHLAAQKTYNNLDISVREALQQRTVCLEGVLTCYPHETMEDIIDRIAEEQVHRLVLVDENRYPRGIVSLSDILQALVLTPAGIDRHSL